The Malus sylvestris chromosome 12, drMalSylv7.2, whole genome shotgun sequence genome contains a region encoding:
- the LOC126593942 gene encoding alpha-crystallin domain-containing protein 22.3-like yields the protein MASPPPSWFAGTSKTNEPDQSDPQQPKFDPTQPILLHPTPLRSEPYIPPTMDLSETTDFDAEEQMQQVMIVLPTQSTIEEKNKILETNESTIILTGAAAALAQGGPTVGSVDIGENEDSYLFRVSIPGALKEDKFSCNVDPDGKVLVQGVTTTGGKIVCRDFHVFKMKTQNLCPPGHFSVSIQLPGPVESEKKIVSLENEGILEGIVKKKLP from the exons ATGGCTTCCCCACCGCCGTCTTG GTTTGCGGGAACAAGTAAGACTAATGAACCAGATCAATCAGATCCTCAACAACCAAAGTTTGATCCTACACAACCCATATTATTACATCCAACACCTCTCAGAAGTGAGCCTTATATTCCGCCTACAATGGATTTATCGGAAACTACAGACTTTGATGCAGAAGAACAGATGCAGCAAGTTATGATAGTTCTACCAACTCAGTCAACAATAGAAGAGAAGAATAAGATTTTGGAAACCAATGAGTCAACGATTATTTTGACTGGAGCTGCTGCTGCATTGGCACAAGGGGGACCAACAGTAGGATCAGTTGATATTGGCGAGAACGAAGACTCATACTTATTCCGTGTCTCTATACCAGGGGCTTTGAAGGAAGATA AATTTAGTTGTAATGTTGATCCTGATGGGAAAGTATTAGTACAAGGAGTAACTACGACAGGAGGGAAAATCGTATGCAGGGATTTTCATGTCTTTAAGATGAAGACACAAAATCTGTGCCCACCAGGTCACTTCTCTGTCTCGATCCAGCTTCCTGGTCCAGTTGAAAGCGAGAAAAAAATTGTCTCTCTCGAGAATGAGGGGATTTTGGAGGGCATTGTGAAGAAAAAATTACCATAA